GTAAGCATCCATACGTGCGAATTCCGATGATCCATACATCGGAAGATATTTCGAGTCTGCTAACATCTTTTGCTGTAAAATCATACTTTGAATCTTTTCTTCTTTTAAAGAAGTGGCAGCTTGTTCTACTTTTTCATCACTTAAAAGTGGAAGTAGGAAGCGCGTTGGAATAAGTAAGAATACAGCAAAAAGGGCCAATGCTAAAAGCATCGGACCAAATTTTGCTTTGTTCATCGGATTTCTTCCAACTTCTTAATAACCATGTTTGGAGTAGCCCACTCGTCACGGTCAAAATCAGAAATAGAAACTTCAATATCTAAACGCTCTTGGAATTCAACTAATAAAGATACTACAGCGAAAGAATCAAGAATACCTTCTTCAAATAACTGAACATCTAAGTTTTCTTTCACAATATCGTTTTCACATACTTCTTCTAAAATATCTAATACTTGCTCTTTGAATTCTGCCATTTTTAAAATCTCCTTTATATCCGAAATATATTATATGTGCAACTTCTTACTAGTTATAAGAAGGGTGCATTAAAAGTATCTGTTAAGGTGTCCAGAGAAAATGAGGAAACCGAAACATACAACGTGGAACGTAATTACAATCGCAAGGACGTGTGTAAATTTATTGTTTGGCCAAAACTTATGCTTCTTGTTTTTTCGTTCGAAAATATCGAATAAAATGAACAGTGCGGCATGATAGAGACCATAAATAACATATTGTGCAACAGCGCTTCCTTGAATGTGCCAAATTCCCATAATGAAGAAGTTTAAAAATGCACCGATATACGAAATTGTGTAACGGTTCTTAATTAACTTTTTCTTCGTTGCAAAAAAGACGAAACGCATGTAGATGAAATCACGGAACCAGAATGATAAACTCATGTGCCAGCGGTTCCAGAAGTCTTTAATATTACGACTAAGGAATGGCTTATTAAAGTTTTCTGGCGTTTTAATTCCCATCATGTAACTGATACCAATTACGAACGCACTATAACCTGCAAAGTCAAAGAATAATTGCATGCTAGTAGCGTACATAAAAATCACATTAGATAAAAGTGTATCTTGATTGG
This Bacillus paramycoides DNA region includes the following protein-coding sequences:
- the dltC gene encoding D-alanine--poly(phosphoribitol) ligase subunit DltC codes for the protein MAEFKEQVLDILEEVCENDIVKENLDVQLFEEGILDSFAVVSLLVEFQERLDIEVSISDFDRDEWATPNMVIKKLEEIR